In one Cercospora beticola chromosome 1, complete sequence genomic region, the following are encoded:
- a CDS encoding uncharacterized protein (CAZy:PL22): MRLLSIASASLALFSSTTLAACPYQNSGHAASYHGYNAPHAKRDISVSLTSKTGNTSTPRPDGKKGTLMFNRLSPRSSVLYIANSDGTNARRLLSNSSAVFEYHATFSPDGKYIIYTSEKRGAGQADLYRVRVNGTGIEELVATDAVDDQGVLSPDGNWLAYVSSGNGWKANIWVKDLETGETRNLTNTASVKGVSWSPDGYFKPAWSPDGQWIAFSSDRNTGWYSHSDGTAWENTQELSIYAIRPDGTDFRLVATKPGYALGSPKWSSDGRRIVYYEMERTQTYNARSAGLWNDAANQIWSVDFETGETRQETETNVLKVSPQYVSDELGIGYFVKSHADVAGIYYTNKANATVTSRTLQMPFNNPSWSPDGKQVVFEVLNREPPNPSHKPFSPDPEWIYAIGRQFPTTSPDGEKIAFPDPFRKNVVIANVSDLHHADNEDLKNITIPAAGPIRNLTNNLQAPLEVIQPAWSPDGEWIAFGAGGYFQQRRQYAAAIYRVKADNSSLPERLTVLRNNSGFPSYSHDGNSIVYRQWGPPGSAGYGLYVYDIAKNVTTQLTEGTMSDNFPSFSPDGSRIVFTRRMNVTNFDICTIKPDGTDLQVLTDSAANDAHGVWTYDGSRIVYSSGASGWKAEAATYDQAEQPYGQLWIMDADGSNKYQIADSLWEDAMPIYLPGVYL, encoded by the exons ATGCGACTTCTCAGCATAGCATCCGCAAGCCTAGCACTCTTCAGCAGCACCACACTTGCAGCATGTCCTTACCAAAATAGCGGCCATGCTGCGTCTTATCACGGCTACAACGCCCCTCACGCCAAACGGGATATCTCAGTATCACTTACGTCCAAGACAGGCAACACATCAACACCCCGTCCGGATGGGAAAAAGGGAACCTTGATGTTCAATCGTCTTTCTCCACGATCCTCCGTCCTCTACATCGCCAACAGCGACGGCACAAATGCTCGAAGACTCCTATCCAACTCTTCTGCTGTCTTCGAATACCATGCGACGTTCTCGCCCGATGGGAAATATATCATCTACACTTCCGAGAAAAGAGGAGCAGGCCAAGCGGATCTGTATCGTGTCCGGGTGAACGGAACTGGAATCGAAGAACTCGTAGCGACAGATGCAGTGGATGATCAAGGTGTTCTTTCTCCTGATGGGAATTGGTTGGCGTATGTCAGTTCAGGTAATGGCTGGAAAGCGAACATTTGGGTGAAAGATTTGGAAACGGGCGAAACCCGAAACTTGACCAACACGGCATCCGTGAAAGGCGTCTCCTGGAGTCCAGACGGCTACTTCAAACCCGCCTGGTCTCCAGACGGTCAATGGATCGCTTTCAGCTCCGACCGCAATACGGGCTGGTACAGTCACAGCGACGGAACAGCATGGGAAAATACGCAGGAACTTTCGATCTATGCTATTCGACCCGATGGAACAGATTTTCGGCTTGTCGCCACGAAACCTGGTTATGCACTCGGAAGTCCCAAGTGGTCTTCCGATGGAAGACGTATAGTCTACTACGAAATGGAACGAACTCAAACCTACAACGCCCGTTCCGCAGGTCTCTGGAATGACGCCGCGAATCAGATCTGGTCAGTAGATTTCGAGACTGGCGAGACGAGGCAGGAGACGGAGACGAATGTTCTTAAAGTTTCGCCGCAGTATGTCAGTGATGAGCTCGGAATAGGGTACTTCGTCAAAAGCCATGCCGATGTTGCGGGGATTTACTACACCAACAAGGCCAACGCCACCGTCACATCCCGGACTTTACAGATGCCATTCAACAATCCCTCCTGGTCTCCGGACGGAAAACAAGTCGTATTCGAAGTCCTCAACCGCGAGCCTCCGAACCCTTCTCACAAACCTTTCAGCCCAGATCCAGAATGGATCTACGCGATCGGACGACAGTTCCCAACAACATCTCCggatggcgagaagatcgcATTCCCAGATCCATTCCGCAAAAATGTAGTCATCGCTAACGTTTCCGACCTCCATCATGCAGACAATGAGGATCTGAAAAACATCACAATTCCCGCCGCAGGGCCAATCAGAAATCTGACGAATAATCTCCAAGCACCACTGGAAGTGATTCAACCTGCTTGGTCGCCCGATGGAGAGTGGATTGCATTTGGAGCTGGAGGGTATTTCCAGCAGAGACGACAATACGCTGCTGCGATTTATCGCGTGAAAGCGGATAATAGTTCTTTGCCGGAACGGTTGACGGTTTTGAGGAATAATTCTG GTTTCCCGAGTTATTCCCACGATGGTAATTCGATCGTGTACCGTCAGTGGGGTCCTCCTGGGTCGGCAGGGTATGGATTATACGTTTATGATATTGCGAAGAATGTCACTACGCAGCTTACGGAGGGAACGATGAGTGATAATTTTCC ATCCTTCTCCCCAGACGGCTCGCGCATTGTCTTCACGCGGAGGATGAATGTCACCAACTTCGATATTTGCACGATCAAGCCTGATGGCACGGATCTTCAGGTCCTGACAGATTCTGCTGCGAATGATGCCCACGGAGT ATGGACGTACGATGGTAGTAGGATCGTGTACTCGAGTGGTGCATCAGGATGGAAAGCTGAAGCAGCTACTTACGATCAGGCCGAGCAACCATACGGCCAGCTCTGGATTATGGATGCGGATGGCAGCAACAAGTATCAGATCGCTGATAGCTTGTGGGAGGATGCGATGCCGATCTATCTTCCAGGCGTGTACCTGTAG
- a CDS encoding uncharacterized protein (antiSMASH:Cluster_1), producing MPSTRQFRTIGLIAFLTIAIIYYLSYGASNTHESAFYTRTRAAIDRKKSALERDRVVADERDRAERVERLRKEHDKAVADDEAADLTSSESKTKAKVEPAYTEVVAGGEKRVKGQKPLMRPGNEKVVEGVPEGIADDDGVAKVGNVKKPKTATEDEDEEAARKKRKEEEEIETELNDILRKGPIIVFSKSYCPYSKKAKHILLDLYEITPKPYVVELDIHELGPGLQRHLAKSTGRRTVPNVLVNGKSIGGGDDIEELHESGKLAETLKSMGGKRVMGVDRKKD from the coding sequence ATGCCTTCAACACGTCAATTCCGCACAATCGGCCTCATCGCCTTCCTGACCATCGCGATCATCTACTACCTCTCCTACGGCGCGTCGAATACCCACGAATCCGCATTCTACACACGCACACGCGCCGCAATCGATCGCAAGAAATCAGCGCTGGAACGCGACCGCGTTGTAGCCGATGAGCGAGATCGCGCAGAAAGGGTGGAGCGATTGCGAAAAGAACACGATAAAGCAGTCGCAGACGATGAAGCCGCGGACCTGacgagcagcgagagcaagacGAAAGCGAAAGTTGAGCCCGCGTATACTGAAGTCGTGGCTGGTGGAGAGAAGAGGGTCAAGGGACAGAAGCCATTGATGAGGCCTGGGAATGAGAAGGTCGTTGAAGGCGTTCCCGAGGGCATTGCGGATGACGATGGGGTGGCGAAGGTTGGGAATgtgaagaagccaaagacagcgacagaggacgaagacgaagaagcagctcgCAAGAAGCgaaaagaggaagaggaaattGAGACGGAATTGAATGATATTCTGCGCAAAGGGCCTATAATCGTGTTCTCGAAGTCGTATTGCCCGTACTCCAAGAAGGCGAAACATATTCTGCTGGATCTGTACGAGATTACGCCGAAGCCATACGTGGTCGAACTGGATATTCATGAATTGGGACCTGGGCTGCAAAGGCATTTGGCAAAGAGCACTGGACGAAGGACCGTGCCGAATGTGCTGGTCAATGGAAAGTCGATCGGTGGAGGAGACGATATCGAGGAGCTGCATGAGAGTGGGAAGTTGGCGGAGACGCTGAAGAGTATGGGTGGGAAGAGGGTGATGGGCGTAGATCGAAAGAAGGACTGA
- a CDS encoding uncharacterized protein (antiSMASH:Cluster_1) produces the protein MRYSIPGYKRSHPRPSGRNNTIFLFLHFNQPDHPSQQSLTFKMATTTPFSLKVEGNAEIPLPAERAVINVLVKSEGHDKEAVSDEALNAAKHVEKLLREISPSDSTPEAKAASPLAQWSKTSLTATIFSPRNDEGQLQPRQFRSSITFDIRFKEFKSLGAFGAKVSSVAHVEVKDIEWVLTEETQATYRSQLRKMAASDAMRTAKDFCDALGCGNPRPVELEADGYRSAGRKYHMASQEIGGGGAGTGASILLDSTPLELTPQEVVMKLAVDVTFHADSKSGSA, from the exons ATGCGGTACTCGATTCCAGGGTATAAAAGGTCGCATCCTCGCCCGTCAGGTAGGAACAACACGatctttctcttcctccacttCAATCAGCCAGATCATCCAAGCCAGCAGAGTCTCACATTCAAGATGGCAACCACTACTCCTTTCTCCCTCAAAGTCGAAGGCAATGCAGAGATCCCGCTTCCAGCTGAGAGAGCTGTCATCAACGTCTTGGTCAAGAGCGAGGGCCACGATAAGGAAGCAGTCTCCGACGAGGCTCTGAATGCCGCCAAGCACGTGGAGAAGCTCCTCCGTGAGATATCACCTTCTGACAGCACTCCTGAGGCGAAAGCCGCTTCTCCTCTCGCGCAATGGTCGAAGACTTCTCTCACAGCCACAATCTTCAGCCCACGCAACGACGAGGGCCAACTTCAACCTCGCCAATTTCGAAGCAGCATCACATTCGACATCCGCTTCAAAGAATTCAAGTCCCTTGGCGCTTTCGGAGCCAAAGTTTCATCGGTGGCTCATGTTGAGGTCAAAGATATCGAATGGGTCTTGACCGAAGAGACCCAGGCTACCTACCGCTCGCAACTTCGTAAGATGGCTGCCAGCGATGCCATGAGGACTGCCAAGGACTTTTGTGATGCTCTTGGCTGTGGGAACCCGCGGCCTGTTGAACTCGAGGCAGATGGGTATCGTAGTGCTGGTCGCAAATATCACATGGCGAGCCAGGAAATTGGAGGAGGCGGTGCTGGGACTGGAGCCTCGATCCTGCTGGATTCTACGCCGCTGGAGCTTACGCCGCAGGAGGTTGTCATGAAGTTGGCAGTGGATGTGACGTTTCATGCTGA CTCGAAGAGCGGAAGTGCCTGA
- the RPL9B gene encoding 60S ribosomal protein uL6 — protein MRYIYSQETLDIPEGVKVNIKTRQVTVEGPRGKLVKDLGHLAVAFSHPQPDRINIELHHGSRKNVATLRTVRTLINNMIIGVTKGYKYKLRYVYAHFPINVNLEKNNETGLWNVEIRNFLGEKLVRNVTMQPGVDCEASKNVKDELQLTGNSLEAVSQSAADIQQICRVRNKDIRKFLDGIYVSERTNIVEEA, from the exons ATGCGTTACATCTACTCCCAGGAGACGCTGGACATCCCCGAGGGTG TCAAGGTCAACATCAAGACCCGCCAGGTCACCGTCGAGGGCCCACGCGGTAAGCTTGTCAAGGACCTCGGTCACTTGGCTGTCGCCTTCTCCCACCCACAGCCAGACCGCATCAACATCGAGCTCCACCACGGCTCGCGCAAGAATGTCGCTACTCTCCGCACCGTCCGCACTCTTATCAACAACATGATCATCGGTGTCACCAAGGGCTACAAGTACAAGCTGCGCTACGTGTACGCTCACTTTCCCATCAACGTCAACTTGGAGAAGAACAACGAGACTGGTCTGTGGAATGTGGAGATCCG CAACTTCTTGGGCGAGAAGCTTGTGCGCAACGTCACCATGCAGCCAGGTGTCGACTGCGAGGCCTCCAAGAACGTAAAGGATGAGCTCCAGCTGACCGGCAACTCCCTCGAGGCCGTCTCCCAATCCGCCGCCGACATTCAGCAAATTTGCCGTGTCCGCAACAAGGATATCCGAAAGTTCTTGGACGGTATCTACGTCTCTGAGCGCACCAACATCGTCGAGGAGGCTTAA
- a CDS encoding uncharacterized protein (antiSMASH:Cluster_1), producing MTLFSWLISALWSRSVIAQASVPLSWAPKDFPITGQKTNAPALNHYNATSTLAYQSDDVTAVNCHSTWFFITTMDNKKHHLSNIICLEGRDLLRVYSVYSDLSNTSVPFQATVRAEPVTAREDRLSITSHTQNISVETAAEQHTFMNWVTEYDAVRVDAQLMPAGSNFYLAGSGGVQLPPSPTQVDPFAGFPGFSWYWTNPNLRINGTFTVNGVTSPIDSTQSFAHYGRQYGYFALPSVYWAVWLRFPTGEMLMSWNIFPDSNGHHSSAWASIWHPNGLVEYLPVGGKTSASDVSTSASGRQYWNSFVLDLPAINSSLEIQQWTRNAEFVADGSPLNLTESYAEGSGVWRGKWTTFVAHVEQAGAKTER from the exons ATGACTCTATTCTCTTGGTTGATTTCTGCCTTGTGGTCACGCTCTGTCATCGCTCAAGCCTCAGTCCCTCTGTCATGGGCTCCGAAAGATTTCCCAATTACGGGCCAAAAGACCAATGCG CCTGCACTGAATCATTATAACGCTACGTCGACTCTCGCGTACCAGTCAGATGATGTGACAGCGGTGAATTG TCATTCCACCTGGTTCTTCATCACGACCATGGACAACAAGAAACACCATCTCTCCAACATCATCTGCCTCGAGGGCAGAGATCTGTTGCGTGTCTACAGCGTGTATTCTGATTTGTCCAATACTTCTGTCCCGTTTCAAGCCACCGTTCGCGCGGAACCAGTCACTGCTCGCGAGGACCGACTTTCAATTACTAGTCATACGCAGAATATATCTGTTGAGACAGCTGCAGAGCAACACACCTTCATGAATTGGGTCACTGAGTACGATGCAGTACGAGTAGACGCGCAACTCATGCCTGCAGGTTCAAACTTCTATCTTGCGGGCAGCGGAGGTGTTCAACTGCCCCCGTCTCCTACTCAGGTAGACCCGTTCGCAGGATTTCCAGGCTTCTCATGGTATTGG ACAAACCCGAACCTTCGCATCAACGGCACCTTCACAGTCAACGGTGTCACCTCCCCAATCGACAGCACGCAGTCATTCGCCCACTACGGACGTCAGTACGGCTACTTCGCCTTACCCAGCGTCTACTGGGCCGTTTGGCTCCGGTTTCCCACCGGAGAAATGCTCATGTCTTGGAACATTTTCCCAGACAGCAACGGTCACCACTCATCAGCTTGGGCATCGATCTGGCATCCCAATGGATTAGTTGAGTATCTTCCTGTCGGAGGAAAGACTTCCGCTTCCGATGTTTCGACGAGTGCGAGTGGGAGGCAATATTGGAATTCGTTCGTGTTGGATTTGCCGGCGATTAACTCGAGTCTTGAAATTCAACAATGGACGCGAAATGCGGAGTTTGTAGCAGATGGGTCGCCATTGAATTTGACTGAGAGTTATGCAGAAGGCAGTGGAGTTTGGAGGGGCAAGTGGACGACTTTTGTTGCACATGTGGAGCAGGCTGGTGCGAAGACAGAACGATGA
- a CDS encoding uncharacterized protein (antiSMASH:Cluster_1), with protein MAKRQSLPHWLVPTTLLVSFIADIALAVGHHYFYSRLHDRRVDQARWPQGTYVAIGTGRAFLVRAAFVITISTVYWQIFWQRLRKPLSLSTIDDLADQLKVIYQLFNWISLKASPLLGLLALLAWLIPLAVVFPPSALRVVPKEFRSHGIKEIHLPGYNKRDMFVNTYMLAKDQPTVMRGGGYDFDAEWAGPTNRIRRTLFGAAYQGQLPSIPAPQANSSYDITFYAPSIQCMPISSPNEILRELDVAGIQCLNGSTACGTTFSTFHVSWVAESSIVPFNITSSLEDASLGIAEYVPFPYQDYVLPSDARLGTDDSRPQALYLAYRDNMAQKGLHSNDVALLNCMLYNATYTVSFNFNNGNQDVSINAIELQNVIFIESSRDRASCPGAFGLNTPEVQSYLAYMEVVGELLLVLHNSAAIAAIIETLEEIFQNMTLSLLTIPEIAAEEPIMSNVSLSVTHNAYRYNKERLFAAYGAAAAATFLAVVVGLYSLAVTGTSYSNTFSTVIRVARDQTIGVHIQHKDRLGQDPLPTYIGEAKLHLDWNELAEKSKPETFSRKLHQSDDSGGSDLNTKTAHVQTSLLRG; from the exons ATGGCCAAACGTCAGTCCCTGCCGCACTGGCTTGTGCCAACAACACTGCTCGTGTCTTTCATCGCGGACATTGCACTCGCGGTCGGACACCACTACTTCTACTCAAGGTTACATGACCGTCGAGTTGACCAAGCACGCTGGCCGCAAGGCACTTACGTAGCCATCGGCACCGGCCGTGCGTTCCTCGTCCGCGCCGCCTTTGTCATCACCATCTCGACTGTCTATTGGCAGATCTTCTGGCAACGACTGCGAAAGCCTCTTTCGCTGTCAACTATTGATGATCTGGCAGACCAGCTAAAGGTTATCTATCAACTCTTCAACTGGATTAGCTTGAAAGCTAGCCCTCTGTTGGGGCTTCTCGCCTTGCTCGCCTGGTTGATACCTCTGGCGGTCGTCTTCCCGCCCTCAGCGCTGAGAGTTGTGCCGAAGGAGTTTCGTTCGCACGGAATAAAGGAAATACACCTTCCAGGCTACAACAAGAGAGACATGTTTGTCAATACTTACATGTTGGCCAAAGACCAGCCAACTGTGATGAGAGGCGGTGGCTACGATTTTGACGCCGAGTGGGCTGGACCAACGAATCGTATCAGACGAACTTTGTTTGGAGCAGCATACCAAGGACAGCTCCCAAGCATTCCGGCCCCACAAGCGAACTCCTCTTACGATATCACGTTCTACGCTCCCTCCATACAGTGCATGCCTATCAGCAGCCCGAACGAGATTCTCCGTGAGCTTGACGTAGCGGGCATCCAATGTCTGAATGGCTCCACGGCCTGTGGCACTACGTTCAGTACTTTCCACGTGTCATGGGTCGCCGAAAGCAGTATCGTGCCCTTCAATATCACTAGTTCTTTGGAAGACGCGTCGCTTGGCATAGCAGAATATGTTCCCTTTCCCTACCAGGACTACGTTCTGCCCTCCGACGCTCGCCTCGGCACAGACGACTCCAGACCGCAGGCATTGTACTTGGCCTACCGTGACAATATGGCTCAGAAAGGTCTGCATTCTAACGATGTGGCTCTTTTGAATTGCATGCTTTACAACGCCACTTACACGGTATCCTTCAATTTCAATAACGGGAATCAAGATGTGAGCATCAATGCCATCGAGCTCCAGAatgtcatcttcatcgagagCTCAAGGGATCGTGCCTCCTGTCCGGGGGCTTTTGGGCTGAATACTCCCGAGGTCCAATCGTACCTGGCTTATATGGAAGTCGTCGGAGAGCTACTTCTCG TCCTCCACAACTCCGCGGCCATTGCGGCCATCATAGAGACCCTTGAGGAGATTTTCCAGAACATGACATTATCTCTTCTCACCATTCCGGAGATCGCAGCAGAAGAGCCAATCATGTCCAATGTCTCTTTATCTGTCACCCATAACGCCTATCGCTACAACAAGGAACGGCTCTTTGCGGCGTATGGGGCGGCCGCCGCTGCAACTTTTCTCGCTGTCGTGGTCGGTCTATACAGTCTTGCGGTGACAGGCACTTCGTACAGCAACACCTTCTCCACTGTGATCCGAGTCGCTCGTGATCAGACGATCGGCGTTCACATTCAGCATAAGGACAGGCTTGGTCAGGATCCGCTGCCAACATACATCGGGGAAGCTAAACTGCACCTGGACTGGAACGAGCTGGCCGAGAAGTCGAAGCCTGAGACTTTCTCTCGAAAGTTACACCAGTCTGATGATTCTGGTGGTAGCGACCTGAACACGAAGACTGCTCATGTACAGACTTCGTTGCTGAGGGGCTGA